Proteins encoded by one window of Arabidopsis thaliana chromosome 2, partial sequence:
- the TUB7 gene encoding tubulin beta-7 chain (tubulin beta-7 chain (TUB7); FUNCTIONS IN: structural constituent of cytoskeleton; INVOLVED IN: response to cadmium ion, microtubule-based process, response to salt stress; LOCATED IN: tubulin complex, cell wall, plasma membrane, vacuole; EXPRESSED IN: 26 plant structures; EXPRESSED DURING: 16 growth stages; CONTAINS InterPro DOMAIN/s: Beta tubulin (InterPro:IPR002453), Tubulin (InterPro:IPR000217), Tubulin/FtsZ, GTPase domain (InterPro:IPR003008), Tubulin/FtsZ, N-terminal (InterPro:IPR019746), Tubulin/FtsZ, C-terminal (InterPro:IPR008280), Beta tubulin, autoregulation binding site (InterPro:IPR013838), Tubulin, conserved site (InterPro:IPR017975), Tubulin/FtsZ, 2-layer sandwich domain (InterPro:IPR018316); BEST Arabidopsis thaliana protein match is: tubulin beta chain 3 (TAIR:AT5G62700.1); Has 23671 Blast hits to 23575 proteins in 4891 species: Archae - 35; Bacteria - 44; Metazoa - 4475; Fungi - 14216; Plants - 1547; Viruses - 0; Other Eukaryotes - 3354 (source: NCBI BLink).), whose protein sequence is MREILHIQGGQCGNQIGSKFWEVVNLEHGIDQTGRYVGDSELQLERVNVYYNEASCGRYVPRAVLMDLEPGTMDSVRSGPYGQIFRPDNFVFGQSGAGNNWAKGHYTEGAELIDSVLDVVRKEAENCDCLQGFQVCHSLGGGTGSGMGTLLISKIREEYPDRMMMTFSVFPSPKVSDTVVEPYNATLSVHQLVENADECMVLDNEALYDICFRTLKLSTPSFGDLNHLISATMSGVTCCLRFPGQLNSDLRKLAVNLIPFPRLHFFMVGFAPLTSRGSQQYRNLTVPELTQQMWDAKNMMCAADPRHGRYLTASAMFRGKMSTKEVDEQMLNVQNKNSSYFVEWIPNNVKSTVCDIPPTGLKMASTFIGNSTSIQEMFRRVSEQFTAMFRRKAFLHWYTGEGMDEMEFTEAESNMNDLVSEYQQYQDATADEEGEYEEEEAEYEQEETY, encoded by the exons ATGCGTGAGATTCTTCATATTCAAGGAGGTCAATGCGGAAACCAAATCGGTTCCAAGTTTTGGGAAGTGGTTAATCTCGAGCACGGGATTGATCAGACGGGACGGTATGTAGGAGATTCCGAGTTACAGCTTGAGAGGGTTAATGTATACTACAACGAGGCGAGTTGTGGAAGGTACGTTCCTCGCGCTGTTCTCATGGATTTGGAGCCTGGAACCATGGACAGTGTCAGATCTGGTCCGTACGGTCAGATCTTTCGACCGGATAACTTCGTCTTCGGTCAGTCCGGTGCTGGGAATAACTGGGCTAAAGGTCACTACACTGAAGGTGCTGAGCTTATTGATTCGGTCCTTGATGTTGTTCGCAAAGAGGCTGAGAACTGTGACTGCCTTCAAG GATTTCAGGTGTGCCATTCCTTGGGAGGAGGAACTGGTTCTGGAATGGGAACTTTGTTGATATCTAAGATCAGGGAGGAGTACCCAGACCGTATGATGATGACTTTCTCTGTGTTCCCATCGCCTAAGGTGTCTGACACTGTTGTGGAGCCTTACAACGCAACACTATCTGTGCACCAGCTTGTTGAGAACGCTGATGAGTGTATGGTTCTTGACAACGAAGCTTTGTATGACATTTGCTTCCGTACACTCAAGCTTAGCACTCCAAGTT TTGGTGATCTGAACCACTTGATCTCTGCAACCATGTCTGGTGTAACCTGCTGTCTTAGGTTCCCTGGTCAACTGAACTCTGATCTGCGAAAGCTAGCTGTGAATCTGATCCCATTCCCTCGTCTCCACTTCTTCATGGTGGGATTTGCTCCTCTCACCTCTCGTGGATCTCAGCAGTACCGTAACCTCACTGTCCCAGAGCTCACTCAGCAAATGTGGGATGCTAAGAACATGATGTGTGCTGCTGACCCAAGACACGGTCGCTACCTCACTGCTTCAGCCATGTTCCGTGGAAAGATGAGCACCAAGGAGGTCGATGAACAGATGCTGAACGTACAGAACAAGAACTCCTCCTACTTTGTGGAATGGATCCCTAACAACGTCAAATCAACCGTCTGTGACATTCCCCCTACTGGTCTGAAGATGGCTTCAACGTTCATTGGTAACTCAACTTCGATCCAAGAGATGTTCAGGCGTGTCAGTGAGCAATTCACTGCTATGTTCAGGAGAAAGGCTTTCTTGCATTGGTACACAGGTGAAGGTATGGATGAGATGGAGTTCACTGAAGCTGAAAGCAACATGAACGATCTTGTCTCTGAGTATCAGCAGTATCAAGATGCAACGgctgatgaagaaggagaatatgaagaggaagaagctgagtacgagcaagaagaaacttattGA
- the ENOC gene encoding cytosolic enolase (cytosolic enolase (ENOC); FUNCTIONS IN: phosphopyruvate hydratase activity, magnesium ion binding; INVOLVED IN: glycolysis; LOCATED IN: nucleus, cytoplasm; EXPRESSED IN: 25 plant structures; EXPRESSED DURING: 14 growth stages; CONTAINS InterPro DOMAIN/s: Enolase (InterPro:IPR000941), Enolase, C-terminal (InterPro:IPR020810), Enolase, conserved site (InterPro:IPR020809), Enolase, N-terminal (InterPro:IPR020811); BEST Arabidopsis thaliana protein match is: Enolase (TAIR:AT2G36530.1); Has 13178 Blast hits to 13156 proteins in 3650 species: Archae - 272; Bacteria - 5726; Metazoa - 2098; Fungi - 281; Plants - 257; Viruses - 0; Other Eukaryotes - 4544 (source: NCBI BLink).), which yields MSVQEYLDKHMLSRKIEDAVNAAVRAKTSDPVLFIANHLKKAVSSVITKVKARQILDSRGIPTVEVDLHTNKGVFRASVPSGDSSGTYEAIELRDGDKGMYLGNSVAKAVKNINEKISEALIGMDPKLQGQIDQAMIDLDKTEKKSELGANAILAVSIAACKAGAAEKEVPLCKHLSDLSGRANMVLPVPAFTVLSGGKHASNTFAIQEIMILPIGASRFEEALQWGSETYHHLKAVISEKNGGLGCNVGEDGGLAPDISSLKEGLELVKEAINRTGYNDKIKIAIDIAATNFCLGTKYDLDIKSPNKSGQNFKSAEDMIDMYKEICNDYPIVSIEDPFDKEDWEHTKYFSSLGICQVVGDDLLMSNSKRVERAIQESSCNALLLKVNQIGTVTEAIEVVKMARDAQWGVVTSHRCGETEDSFISDLSVGLATGVIKAGAPCRGERTMKYNQLLRIEEELGDQAVYAGEDWKLSL from the exons atgtctGTGCAAGAGTATTTAGACAAGCATATGCTTTCTCGGAAAATCGAAGACGCCGTTAATGCCGCCGTAAGGGCTAAAACCTCAGATCCCGTTCTCTTCATC GCTAATCATCTGAAGAAAGCTGTATCATCTGTGATAACGAAGGTTAAAGCACGACAGATCCTTGACAGCAGAGGAATTCCAACAGTTGAAGTTGATCTGCACACGAACAAAGGCGTTTTTCGTGCTTCTGTTCCCAGTGGTGATTCTTCTGGAAC GTATGAAGCTATTGAGCTACGTGATGGAGACAAAGGAATGTATCTTGGAAACAGTGTGGCTAAAGCTGTTAAgaacataaatgaaaaaatttcTGAGGCGTTGATTGGTATGGACCCAAAACTTCAGGGTCAGATAGATCAGGCTATGATAGATTTGgataaaactgaaaagaag AGTGAACTTGGTGCTAATGCTATACTTGCTGTGTCAATTGCGGCATGCAAGGCTGGAGCTGCTGAGAAAGAG GTCCCTTTGTGCAAGCATCTTTCTGATCTTAGTGGCAGAGCAAACATGGTGTTACCTGTACCTGCGTTCACTGTTTTGAGTGGTGGGAAGCATGCTTCGAATACTTTTGCCATTCAG GAAATTATGATTCTCCCAATTGGAGCAAGTAGATTTGAGGAGGCCCTGCAATGGGGATCTGAGACATATCATCATTTAAAG GCTGTCATTTCAGAAAAGAATGGTGGTTTGGGATGTAATGTTGGTGAAGATGGTGGTCTTGCTCCAGATATCTCGAG CCTCAAGGAAGGTTTGGAGCTTGTAAAAGAAGCTATCAACCGAACAGGGTACAATGATAAGATAAAGATAGCCATTGATATTGCCGCcactaatttttgtttag GTACCAAGTATGATTTAGATATCAAGTCTCCAAATAAATCTGGGCAAAATTTCAAGTCAGCGGAAGATATGATAGATATGTACAAAGAAATTTGTAATG ATTATCCAATTGTGTCTATAGAAGACCCTTTTGACAAGGAGGACTGGGAACACACCAAGTATTTTTCGAGTCTTGGAATATGTCAG GTGGTAGGTGACGATTTGTTGATGTCAAATTCAAAACGAGTTGAGCGTGCCATACAGGAGTCTTCTTGTAATGCTCTTCTTCTCAAG GTGAATCAGATTGGTACAGTAACAGAAGCCATTGAAGTAGTGAAAATGGCAAGGGATGCCCAGTGGGGTGTGGTGACATCTCATAGATGTGGAGAAACAGAGGACTCTTTCATCTCTGACTTATCTGTGGGTCTCGCAACAGGTGTGATTAAAGCTGGTGCTCCTTGCAGAGGAGAACGTACTATGAAGTATAACCAG TTGCTACGGATAGAGGAAGAGCTTGGGGATCAAGCAGTGTATGCTGGAGAAGATTGGAAGCTATCTCTCTAA
- the PCNA2 gene encoding proliferating cell nuclear antigen 2 (proliferating cell nuclear antigen 2 (PCNA2); FUNCTIONS IN: DNA binding, DNA polymerase processivity factor activity; INVOLVED IN: regulation of DNA replication, error-prone translesion synthesis; LOCATED IN: PCNA complex, nucleus; EXPRESSED IN: 23 plant structures; EXPRESSED DURING: 13 growth stages; CONTAINS InterPro DOMAIN/s: Proliferating cell nuclear antigen, PCNA (InterPro:IPR000730), Proliferating cell nuclear antigen, PCNA, C-terminal (InterPro:IPR022649), Proliferating cell nuclear antigen, PCNA, conserved site (InterPro:IPR022659), Proliferating cell nuclear antigen, PCNA, N-terminal (InterPro:IPR022648); BEST Arabidopsis thaliana protein match is: proliferating cellular nuclear antigen 1 (TAIR:AT1G07370.1); Has 1860 Blast hits to 1848 proteins in 457 species: Archae - 391; Bacteria - 0; Metazoa - 314; Fungi - 169; Plants - 159; Viruses - 73; Other Eukaryotes - 754 (source: NCBI BLink).) produces the protein MLELRLVQGSLLKKVLEAVKDLVNDANFDCSTTGFSLQAMDSSHVALVSLLLRSEGFEHYRCDRNLSMGMNLGNMSKMLKCAGNDDIITIKADDGSDTVTFMFESPTQDKIADFEMKLMDIDSEHLGIPDAEYHSIVRMPSGEFSRICKDLSSIGDTVVISVTKEGVKFSTAGDIGTANIVLRQNTTVDKPEDAIVIEMNEPVSLSFALRYMNSFTKATPLSETVTISLSSELPVVVEYKVAEMGYIRYYLAPKIEEEEDTKPE, from the exons ATGTTGGAGCTTCGTTTAGTTCAAGGTTCTCTACTGAAGAAGGTTCTAGAAGCGGTCAAAGATCTGGTGAACGATGCGAACTTCGACTGTTCGACCACAGGGTTCTCGCTTCAAGCTATGGATTCGAGCCATGTCGCGTTGGTGTCTCTTTTGCTTAGATCTGAAGGTTTCGAGCACTATAGATGCGATAGGAACCTCTCTATGGGAATGAATCTTGGTAATATGTCTAAGATGCTGAAATGTGCTGGAAATGATGATatcatcaccatcaaagctGATGATGGTAGCGACACTGTTACTTTCATGTTTGAGAGTCCCA CACAAGACAAGATTGCAGATTTTGAGATGAAGCTGATGGATATCGACAGTGAGCATTTAGGAATTCCTGATGCTGAGTACCACTCGATTGTGAGAATGCCTTCTGGTGAATTTTCCAGGATATGCAAAGATCTCAGTAGCATTGGTGACACAG TTGTGATCTCGGTAACAAAAGAAGGGGTGAAGTTTTCAACAGCAGGTGATATCGGGACAGCAAACATTGTGCTCAGGCAGAATACTACCGTCGACAAA CCTGAAGATGCTATTGTGATAGAGATGAACGAGCCTGTTTCGCTTTCATTTGCATTGAGGTACATGAACTCCTTCACAAAGGCTACTCCATTGTCGGAAACTGTGACCATCAGTTTGTCCTCTGAGTTACCGGTCGTGGTGGAGTACAAGGTGGCTGAGATGGGTTACATTCGATACTATCTGGCGCctaagattgaagaagaagaagacaccaAACCAGAATAA
- the MAC5B gene encoding CCCH-type zinc fingerfamily protein with RNA-binding domain-containing protein (CCCH-type zinc fingerfamily protein with RNA-binding domain; FUNCTIONS IN: RNA binding, zinc ion binding, nucleotide binding, nucleic acid binding; EXPRESSED IN: 9 plant structures; EXPRESSED DURING: C globular stage, F mature embryo stage, petal differentiation and expansion stage, E expanded cotyledon stage, D bilateral stage; CONTAINS InterPro DOMAIN/s: Zinc finger, CCCH-type (InterPro:IPR000571), RNA recognition motif, RNP-1 (InterPro:IPR000504), Nucleotide-binding, alpha-beta plait (InterPro:IPR012677); BEST Arabidopsis thaliana protein match is: CCCH-type zinc fingerfamily protein with RNA-binding domain (TAIR:AT1G07360.1); Has 12789 Blast hits to 10406 proteins in 530 species: Archae - 8; Bacteria - 415; Metazoa - 5528; Fungi - 2943; Plants - 2628; Viruses - 129; Other Eukaryotes - 1138 (source: NCBI BLink).) yields the protein MAHRILRDHEADGWERSDFPIICESCLGDNPYVRMTKANYDKECKICTRPFTVFRWRPGRDARYKKTEVCQTCCKLKNVCQVCLLDLEYGLPVQVRDTALNISTHDSIPKSDVNREFFAEEHDRKTRAGLDYESSFGKIRPNDTIRMLQRTTPYYKRNRAHICSFFIRGECTRGDECPYRHEMPETGELSQQNIKDRYYGVNDPVALKLLGKAGEMGTLESPEDQSIRTLYVGGLNSRVLEQDIRDQFYAHGEIESIRILAEKACAFVTYTTREGAEKAAEELSNRLVVNGQRLKLTWGRPQVPKPDQDGSNQQGSVAHSGLLPRAVISQQQNQPPPMLQYYMHPPPPQPPHQDRPFYPSMDPQRMGAVSSSKESGSSTSDNRGASSSSYTMPPHGHYPQHQPYPPPSYGGYMQPPYQQYPPYHHGHSQQADHDYPQQPGPGSRPNPPHPSSVSAPPPDSVSAAPSGSSQQSADAAVTTGSSQ from the exons ATGGCGCATAGAATACTGAGAGATCACGAGGCTGATGGATGGGAACGTTCTGATTTCCCAATCATCTGTGAGTCTTGTCTCGGTGACAATCCTTACGTGAGAATG ACAAAGGCGAATTACGATAAAGAGTGTAAGATCTGTACCCGGCCTTTCACGGTTTTCAGATGGCGACCTGGTAGGGATGCGAGATACAAGAAGACTGAAGTTTGTCAGACATGTTGCAAGTTGAAGAATGTGTGCCAAGTTTGTCTCTTGGATCTTGAGTATGGTCTTCCAGTTCAGGTCAGAGACACGGCGCTCAACATTAGTACTCATGATTCTATCCCAAAAAGTGATGTGAACCGAGAGTTTTTCGCTGAAGAGCATGATCGAAAG ACGAGAGCTGGACTAGATTATGAGTCTTCTTTTGGGAAGATTCGGCCCAACGATACCATTCGTATGCTTCAAAGGACAACGCCTTACTACAAAAGGAACCGAGCTCATATTTGTAGTTTCTTCATTAGGGGAGAGTGTACAAGAGGTGATGAGTGTCCATACCGTCATGAGATGCCTGAAACAGGAGAGTTATCCCAGCAGAACATTAAAGACCGTTATTATGG TGTAAACGATCCAGTTGCGTTGAAGTTACTTGGCAAGGCTGGGGAGATGGGTACTTTGGAATCTCCAGAGGATCAAAGCATCAGAACGCTTTATGTTGGTGGGCTAAACTCGAGAGTCCTTGAGCAAGACATTCGTGATCAATTCTACGCCCATGGAGAAATCGAATCCATCAGAATCTTGGCTGAGAAAGCATGTGCGTTTGTCACTTACACAACCCGAGAAGGAGCAGAGAAAGCTGCAGAAGAGCTCAGTAACAGGCTAGTTGTCAACGGTCAGAGGCTAAAACTCACATGGGGAAGACCTCAGGTTCCCAAACCTGATCAAGATGGTTCTAACCAACAGGGCAGTGTGGCTCATAGTGGTTTACTACCTCGAGCAGTTATATCTCAGCAACAGAATCAACCTCCACCAATGCTACAATACTATATGcacccaccaccaccacaacctCCTCATCAAGACAGACCATTTTACCCATCAATGGACCCTCAGAGAATGGGTGCAGTTAGTTCGTCCAAAGAAAGCGGTTCAAGCACCAGTGACAACAGaggagcttcttcttcttcttacactATGCCACCACATGGCCACTATCCTCAGCACCAGCCATACCCGCCACCATCATATGGAGGATATATGCAACCACCTTACCAGCAGTATCCTCCTTACCACCATGGCCATTCACAACAAGCTGATCATGATTACCCACAACAACCAGGTCCCGGTTCAAGGCCTAATCCTCCACATCCAAGTTCAGTCTCTGCTCCACCACCTGACTCTGTGTCTGCAGCACCTTCAGGATCCTCTCAGCAATCTGCTGATGCTGCTGTTACTACTGGTTCGTCTCAATAG
- a CDS encoding Thioesterase superfamily protein (Thioesterase superfamily protein; CONTAINS InterPro DOMAIN/s: Thioesterase superfamily (InterPro:IPR006683); BEST Arabidopsis thaliana protein match is: Thioesterase superfamily protein (TAIR:AT1G04290.1); Has 283 Blast hits to 282 proteins in 58 species: Archae - 0; Bacteria - 0; Metazoa - 92; Fungi - 21; Plants - 166; Viruses - 0; Other Eukaryotes - 4 (source: NCBI BLink).), translating to MMEKIMEYLQLSDEVVDDGEAPRVEEFLGEGKSFYENFSLRGIRVNRVEPGFISCSFKVPLRLTDRDKNLANGAIANLVDEVGGALVHGEGLPMSVSVDMSIAFLSKAKLGEELEITSRLLGERGGYKGTIVVVRNKMTGEIIAEGRHSMFGRQASKL from the exons ATGATGGAGAAAATTATGGAGTATCTGCAATTGAGCGATGAGGTGGTTGACGACGGTGAGGCACCGCGAGTTGAAGAATTTTTAGGTGAAGGGAAAAGCTTCTACGAGAATTTTAGTCTCAGAGGAATCCGAGTCAACCGAGTCGAACCGGGTTTCATTTCCTGCTCTTTCAAGGTTCCTCTTCGTTTGACG GACAGAGACAAGAATTTAGCAAATGGTGCGATTGCAAATCTTGTGGATGAAGTTGGTGGAGCACTTGTACATGGCGAAGGCTTACCTATGAGTGTTTCAGTGGACATGTCTATTGCATTCCTTTCAAAAGCTAAGCTTGGT GAGGAGTTGGAGATAACGTCGAGATTGTTAGGAGAGAGAGGAGGTTATAAAGGAACAATCGTTGTAGTCAGAAACAAGATGACCGGGGAGATTATAGCGGAAGGTCGACATTCTATGTTTGGTAGACAAGCTAGTAAGCTCTGA
- a CDS encoding Galactose oxidase/kelch repeat superfamily protein (Galactose oxidase/kelch repeat superfamily protein; CONTAINS InterPro DOMAIN/s: Galactose oxidase/kelch, beta-propeller (InterPro:IPR011043), Kelch repeat type 1 (InterPro:IPR006652), Kelch related (InterPro:IPR013089), Kelch-type beta propeller (InterPro:IPR015915); BEST Arabidopsis thaliana protein match is: Galactose oxidase/kelch repeat superfamily protein (TAIR:AT2G29800.1); Has 4356 Blast hits to 3580 proteins in 258 species: Archae - 10; Bacteria - 283; Metazoa - 2658; Fungi - 12; Plants - 1130; Viruses - 133; Other Eukaryotes - 130 (source: NCBI BLink).), which yields MASISETSDDGSNGGDPNQKPEEPHKNPQEGKEEENQNEKPKEDDHQEEEVENVPQIPPQMPLELIVSTIATLRRCHYPTLSLLSDSFRQVISSVDLFQTRSLIGSTEPVLYTLITFTSPNFEEPRWFILQRRNNTSLQLSLVTSLPPMFPGCTTVTIGHKIYVMGGLRSLNRRAKTVFVIDCRFHTWRYLQEMQVARSYAASAVIDGMIYVVGGSTKRSDDWVEVFNVETNTWENVPSVLSPYGRSKAPFNVHFVLDNKIYILDGNNRVAYDLRGRRWEDWGPAGNQLGYFWQVLYCVVDNLLYAVVPDHLHVTPIVVYDPREMGWRPVMGVDYLPNLVYSESRMTNFGGKLMILGCYQSQARFDYYGEVNVWCVEVALERREDGEIWGKVQSLSLVNKFRKSPVFVLSRTVTV from the coding sequence ATGGCTTCTATCTCTGAAACTTCCGACGACGGCTCTAACGGCGGCGATCCAAACCAGAAACCCGAAGAACCTCACAAGAACCCGCAAGaaggtaaagaagaagagaatcaaaacGAGAAACCGAAAGAAGACgatcatcaagaagaagaagtagagaatGTTCCTCAGATTCCTCCACAAATGCCACTAGAACTAATCGTAAGCACCATCGCGACTCTCCGGAGATGTCATTACCCGACGCTATCTCTCCTCTCTGACTCCTTTCGTCAAGTAATCTCTTCGGTGGATCTCTTCCAAACTCGCTCGCTCATCGGCTCGACGGAACCGGTTCTTTATACCTTGATCACGTTCACGTCCCCAAATTTTGAAGAACCAAGATGGTTTATTCTCCAACGGAGAAACAATACCTCTTTACAATTGAGCTTAGTCACATCTCTTCCTCCCATGTTTCCTGGATGCACTACCGTCACAATCGGACACAAGATTTACGTTATGGGTGGACTCAGAAGCTTGAATCGACGCGCAAAGACTGTGTTTGTCATCGACTGCAGATTCCATACGTGGCGCTATCTCCAGGAGATGCAAGTGGCTCGTTCCTACGCAGCTTCTGCAGTGATTGACGGAATGATTTACGTGGTGGGAGGTTCCACTAAACGAAGTGATGATTGGGTCGAAGTGTTCAATGTAGAGACTAATACTTGGGAAAATGTGCCTAGTGTATTATCCCCCTATGGTCGTTCGAAAGCACCGTTTAATGTTCATTTCGTTTTGGATAATAAGATTTACATTTTGGATGGTAACAATCGTGTGGCTTACGATCTAAGAGGACGTAGATGGGAAGATTGGGGACCTGCAGGAAATCAATTGGGGTATTTCTGGCAGGTGTTGTATTGTGTGGTTGATAATTTGTTGTATGCCGTTGTTCCGGATCACCTTCATGTAACTCCCATTGTCGTGTATGATCCAAGAGAAATGGGTTGGAGACCTGTCATGGGTGTTGATTACTTGCCTAACCTCGTTTATAGTGAGTCTAGAATGACGAATTTTGGTGGGAAGTTGATGATTTTGGGATGTTATCAAAGCCAGGCTAGGTTTGATTATTACGGGGAAGTAAATGTTTGGTGCGTAGAGGTGGCGTTGGAGAGACGTGAAGATGGTGAAATTTGGGGGAAGGTCCAATCACTCTCGCTTGTGAATAAATTCCGCAAGTCGCCTGTCTTTGTGCTTTCTCGAACTGTTACGGTTTGA